The proteins below are encoded in one region of Pseudonocardia sp. DSM 110487:
- a CDS encoding TetR/AcrR family transcriptional regulator C-terminal domain-containing protein, translating to MASSIWLDESKPASSGLSRESLVRAAVALLDSDGLERMSMRRVAADLGVTVGALYWYVATKDELLELVLDDVLGEAQAPDDQGEWRGALVAHAGRMRQVLLRHPWALPLLSRLPNIGPNAVALADAALGVAVRAGFADPPAVVAALHDQVVGAVLAQTGLRHAAAVSGELGTHLGAAAERHPVAASAMRAGAGEDIAARSDRRFEFSLGCLLDGLAARLPE from the coding sequence GTGGCCTCCTCGATCTGGCTGGACGAGTCGAAGCCTGCGAGCTCCGGCCTCAGCAGGGAGTCGCTCGTGCGCGCGGCCGTCGCGCTGCTGGATTCCGATGGCCTCGAGCGCATGTCGATGCGCCGGGTCGCCGCGGACCTCGGCGTCACGGTCGGGGCCCTCTACTGGTACGTCGCGACGAAGGACGAGCTATTGGAGCTGGTCCTCGACGACGTGCTGGGCGAGGCGCAGGCGCCGGACGACCAGGGGGAGTGGCGTGGCGCGCTCGTGGCGCACGCGGGGCGGATGCGGCAGGTCCTGCTGCGACACCCATGGGCGCTGCCGCTGCTGAGCAGGCTGCCGAACATCGGGCCGAACGCGGTGGCGCTCGCCGATGCCGCACTGGGCGTCGCCGTACGCGCCGGGTTCGCCGACCCGCCCGCCGTGGTAGCCGCGCTGCACGACCAGGTGGTGGGCGCCGTGCTCGCCCAGACCGGCCTGCGGCACGCGGCGGCGGTCTCGGGCGAGCTCGGGACCCATCTCGGTGCGGCGGCGGAACGGCACCCGGTTGCGGCGTCGGCGATGCGGGCGGGCGCGGGCGAGGACATCGCAGCGCGCTCCGACCGCCGCTTCGAGTTCTCCCTCGGCTGCTTGCTCGACGGCCTAGCCGCCCGCCTGCCCGAATAG
- a CDS encoding FadR/GntR family transcriptional regulator codes for MAVTDEAIGKIKEMIRSGELGPGDRLPPEKELSEALGLSRSSLREAVKALEIIRVLDVRRGDGTYVTSLTPDTLLDAMSFVVDIHQDSSLLELFEVRRILEPAAAAMAAAHVVAADVEELRGLLAALGDAPTVDELVAHDQVFHRRIAEHAGNSYLTSLLETLSSSTLRARIWRGLSEEGSTERTLTEHRLIVDALARGDAALVAARATVHIDGVAGWLRRALT; via the coding sequence ATGGCGGTCACCGACGAGGCCATCGGCAAGATCAAGGAGATGATCCGCTCCGGTGAGCTGGGCCCTGGCGACCGGCTGCCGCCCGAGAAGGAGCTGTCCGAGGCGCTCGGCCTGTCCCGCAGCTCGCTGCGCGAGGCCGTCAAGGCACTGGAGATCATCCGCGTGCTCGACGTCCGCCGCGGCGACGGCACCTACGTCACCAGCCTGACCCCGGACACCCTGCTCGACGCCATGTCCTTCGTGGTCGACATCCACCAGGACTCGTCGCTGCTGGAGCTGTTCGAGGTGCGCCGCATCCTCGAGCCCGCGGCGGCCGCGATGGCCGCGGCGCACGTCGTGGCGGCCGACGTCGAGGAGCTGCGGGGCCTGCTCGCCGCGCTGGGCGACGCCCCGACGGTCGACGAGCTCGTGGCACACGATCAGGTGTTCCACCGCCGCATCGCCGAGCACGCCGGCAACTCATACCTCACGAGCCTGCTCGAGACGCTCTCCAGCAGTACCTTGCGCGCCCGGATCTGGCGTGGGCTCTCCGAGGAGGGTTCGACGGAGCGCACCCTCACCGAGCACCGCCTGATCGTCGACGCGCTCGCCCGCGGCGACGCCGCGCTGGTGGCCGCCCGCGCCACCGTGCACATAGACGGGGTGGCCGGCTGGCTGCGTCGCGCGCTCACCTGA
- a CDS encoding alpha/beta fold hydrolase — protein sequence MFNPVAVTALGADTERPPAVFVHGVLSWGTDDEYGFGAQRPLATDRRLLLMDRRGHGTSPDLPPGPYRSDYEVDAEDVVQVLGDGAHLVGHSYGAVAAMLAAAARPDLVRSLSLIQPGSLRAADSHPAIAEVLARNRAAVAQLPADLTPERYLRLSTESVRMPAPEPTADRLRAAHATMHERPCWDAAVPLDPIADAGFPVLVVRGDWSGAPAEYRRMAGEPLMITAEVIAERLGAQLLTVPGFYPQVQQPAAVNEALAALWERGDAN from the coding sequence GTGTTCAATCCTGTCGCAGTGACCGCGCTCGGGGCCGACACCGAGCGCCCACCCGCCGTCTTCGTGCACGGCGTGCTCAGCTGGGGAACCGACGACGAGTACGGGTTCGGTGCGCAGCGGCCACTCGCCACGGACCGCCGCCTGCTGCTCATGGACCGGAGGGGCCATGGCACGAGCCCCGACCTCCCGCCCGGCCCGTACCGCAGCGACTACGAGGTCGACGCCGAGGACGTCGTGCAAGTGCTCGGCGACGGCGCCCATCTCGTCGGGCACTCCTACGGCGCGGTCGCCGCGATGCTCGCCGCCGCGGCGCGTCCCGACCTGGTCCGATCGCTGTCCCTCATCCAGCCGGGCTCGCTGCGCGCGGCGGATTCCCATCCCGCGATCGCCGAGGTCCTCGCCCGCAACCGCGCCGCCGTCGCACAGCTGCCCGCCGACCTCACCCCGGAGCGCTACCTGCGCCTGTCGACGGAGTCCGTCCGCATGCCCGCGCCAGAACCCACGGCGGATCGGCTGCGGGCAGCGCACGCCACCATGCACGAGCGACCCTGCTGGGACGCGGCGGTTCCGCTCGACCCGATCGCCGATGCGGGCTTCCCGGTGCTCGTCGTGCGCGGCGACTGGTCCGGCGCGCCCGCGGAGTACCGGCGCATGGCTGGCGAGCCGTTGATGATCACGGCCGAGGTGATCGCCGAACGGCTCGGGGCGCAGTTGCTCACGGTGCCCGGCTTCTACCCGCAGGTCCAGCAGCCGGCCGCCGTCAATGAGGCACTCGCGGCGCTCTGGGAGCGGGGCGACGCGAACTGA
- a CDS encoding GntR family transcriptional regulator, producing the protein MSTSAPSGAVPESRREWILRWLRQVIASGELQPGERLVERDISARSGVSRGPVREAIMILEQEGLVVSHPYRGAQVAPVSGFEVREVLVPIRQTIERFAFGNAAGDPDLLGRLDGIVREMQSAAQRGDTDRLADLDVDFHEAVIRAAGHPQTLQIWRTIQPRVRAYFLRDTPAHPDPDEIPRQHGELLDALRTGDPATVDRAVTAHIGLHLDR; encoded by the coding sequence GTGAGCACGTCAGCCCCGAGCGGCGCCGTACCCGAGTCGCGTCGCGAGTGGATCCTGCGCTGGCTGCGGCAGGTGATCGCGTCAGGTGAGCTGCAGCCGGGCGAGCGCCTGGTCGAGCGCGACATCTCGGCCCGGTCCGGCGTGAGCCGCGGGCCGGTCCGGGAGGCGATCATGATCCTCGAGCAGGAGGGGCTCGTCGTCTCCCACCCCTACCGCGGCGCGCAGGTCGCCCCCGTCTCGGGGTTCGAGGTGCGCGAGGTGCTGGTCCCCATCCGGCAGACGATCGAGCGGTTCGCCTTCGGGAACGCCGCTGGAGATCCGGACCTGCTCGGCAGGCTCGACGGGATCGTCAGAGAGATGCAGTCCGCTGCGCAGCGCGGCGACACCGACCGGCTGGCCGACCTCGACGTCGACTTCCACGAGGCCGTGATCAGGGCCGCCGGCCACCCGCAGACGCTGCAGATCTGGCGCACGATCCAGCCCCGGGTGCGCGCCTACTTCCTGCGCGACACTCCTGCCCACCCGGATCCGGACGAGATCCCGCGCCAGCACGGTGAACTGCTCGACGCCCTGCGCACGGGCGACCCGGCCACCGTGGACCGCGCCGTGACCGCCCACATCGGGCTCCACCTGGACCGATGA
- a CDS encoding carbohydrate ABC transporter permease, whose protein sequence is MTTETLPRPTTTDRAPGRPSRRHASTRTVVSQVLLTAVLLLFLMPFMWMIATALKPPAEVFGAGSGLIGSEIRWSNFAEAWSYLPFGRFMFNGLFVALAGTVVVCVTSVLSAYAFARLRFRFRDRIFLLYLGTLMVPQEVTVVPMFILMQQFRWVDSYAALILPWAFTAFGTFLLRQFFLNIPRELEEAATIDGASRTRILLQVVVPIARPAIAVLAAFTFINYWNSFLWPLIVVNSRDMSTVPLGLNLFLSQNGNQWHLLMAAAAISMLPTVVMVVLLQRHLVRGIALSGLGGR, encoded by the coding sequence ATGACGACTGAGACCCTCCCCCGCCCCACGACGACGGACCGGGCTCCCGGGCGTCCGTCGCGCAGGCACGCGAGCACGCGCACCGTGGTGTCGCAGGTGCTGCTCACGGCCGTGCTCCTGCTGTTCCTCATGCCGTTCATGTGGATGATCGCGACGGCGCTCAAGCCGCCCGCCGAGGTGTTCGGCGCGGGTAGCGGGCTCATCGGGTCGGAGATCCGCTGGTCCAACTTCGCCGAGGCGTGGAGCTACCTGCCGTTCGGCCGATTCATGTTCAACGGACTGTTCGTCGCCTTGGCGGGCACGGTCGTGGTGTGCGTGACGTCGGTGCTGTCGGCGTACGCGTTCGCGCGGCTGCGCTTCCGGTTCCGGGACCGGATCTTCCTGCTGTACCTGGGCACGCTGATGGTGCCGCAGGAGGTCACGGTGGTCCCGATGTTCATCCTCATGCAGCAGTTCCGCTGGGTGGACAGCTACGCGGCGCTGATCCTGCCGTGGGCGTTCACCGCGTTCGGCACGTTCCTGCTGCGCCAGTTCTTCCTCAATATCCCGCGGGAGCTGGAGGAGGCTGCCACGATCGACGGCGCGAGCCGGACCCGCATCCTGCTGCAGGTGGTGGTGCCGATCGCCCGGCCGGCCATCGCGGTGCTCGCCGCGTTCACGTTCATCAACTACTGGAACAGCTTCCTGTGGCCGCTGATCGTCGTGAACAGCCGCGACATGTCGACGGTGCCGCTCGGGCTCAACCTGTTCCTTTCCCAGAACGGCAACCAGTGGCACCTGCTCATGGCCGCGGCGGCGATCTCGATGCTGCCGACCGTCGTCATGGTCGTGCTGCTGCAGCGCCACCTCGTCCGCGGCATCGCCCTGTCCGGCCTCGGTGGCCGGTGA
- a CDS encoding mandelate racemase/muconate lactonizing enzyme family protein codes for MKIRAVRAAGLRGATPAGGWTEELERDDVVHTLVAVHTDEGIVGVGSVFTSEALVRAALDVLSPLLIGENALEPERVAERLHRTTFWLGRGGSITHTISGIDTALWDVLGKATGQPVGRLLGGRYRDRVRPYASLLMDEPGRLAAELRGLLDRGWTAFKIGWGPFGRVGPRLDEEIVAAARDAVGPDALLMVDAGASDSTWSHGYKWALRTAHMLERYEVAWFEEPLPPDALADYTALRREAPVAIAGGEVLTRRQSFHPWLEAGAFDVVQPDVTKVGGLSEQRRIGWAAHDHGVRLIPHGWNTAVGLAADLQLASALPDTDLVEYLTGSPYVDDIVAAPWRLDEDGMLPIPDAPGLGIDLDPDALSRYADVGLLPP; via the coding sequence ATGAAGATCCGTGCCGTTCGCGCGGCGGGCCTCCGCGGCGCCACGCCTGCGGGAGGCTGGACCGAGGAGCTGGAGCGCGACGACGTCGTCCACACGCTCGTCGCCGTGCACACCGACGAGGGGATCGTCGGGGTCGGCAGCGTGTTCACCAGCGAGGCGCTGGTGCGGGCCGCGCTGGACGTGCTCTCGCCGCTGCTGATCGGGGAGAACGCCCTCGAACCGGAGCGCGTCGCCGAACGCCTGCACCGGACGACGTTCTGGCTCGGCCGCGGCGGATCGATCACGCACACGATCAGCGGCATCGACACCGCGCTGTGGGACGTGCTCGGCAAGGCGACCGGCCAGCCGGTCGGGAGACTGCTCGGCGGCCGGTACCGCGACCGCGTCCGCCCTTACGCCTCGCTCCTCATGGACGAGCCCGGCAGGCTCGCCGCCGAGCTGCGCGGGCTCCTCGACCGGGGCTGGACCGCCTTCAAGATCGGGTGGGGCCCGTTCGGCCGGGTCGGCCCGCGGCTGGACGAGGAGATCGTGGCGGCCGCGCGCGACGCCGTCGGGCCGGACGCCCTGCTCATGGTCGACGCCGGTGCGAGCGACTCCACCTGGTCCCACGGCTACAAGTGGGCGCTGCGCACGGCGCACATGCTCGAGCGCTACGAGGTCGCCTGGTTCGAGGAACCGCTGCCACCGGACGCGCTCGCCGACTACACCGCCCTGCGGCGGGAGGCGCCCGTCGCAATCGCCGGTGGCGAGGTGCTGACCCGACGGCAGAGCTTCCACCCGTGGCTGGAGGCCGGGGCGTTCGACGTCGTGCAGCCCGACGTCACGAAGGTCGGCGGGCTGAGCGAGCAGCGGCGCATCGGCTGGGCGGCGCACGACCACGGCGTCCGGCTGATCCCGCACGGGTGGAACACCGCGGTCGGGCTCGCGGCCGACCTCCAGCTCGCCTCCGCACTCCCGGACACCGACCTGGTCGAGTACCTCACCGGCTCGCCGTACGTCGACGACATCGTCGCCGCCCCCTGGCGGCTCGACGAGGACGGCATGCTGCCCATCCCGGACGCCCCCGGCCTGGGAATCGACCTGGACCCGGACGCTCTCAGCCGGTACGCGGACGTGGGGCTCCTGCCCCCCTGA
- a CDS encoding sugar ABC transporter substrate-binding protein, with translation MTVKTIRKRALAVAAAATLALGVAACGSGGGGGSTTSDGKTTMVWNMWSGSTAEVDAWNHLSQMVTAKHPDLALDFQTSSFNDYWTKLAAQASGGDAGCILGVQSYRAPSISQLLVPLDDMLAGAGIDGADFDPSIWKALQVDGQQLAVPYDFGPLLMFYNADRFREAGVPIPTTSWTVQDFLAAAQTLTSGGKHGFAVYPTIDSVTPWSLSLQGTGPLNAQGELDLTQEGFVKAVQWYADLVTQLKVAPPVVATNDATPALNSFIAGDAAMVVDGPWQLVNVMDQAQFEVGVAPIPAGDSGSHSQVAGSGFGISQTCPDPDKALQAIAVLTGPEALQYLAEQGRAFPSRTAQQESWFSPELAGAKDGLQAAIANGVPAPATENYTQVNQLFMQYGVEAVNGQQSVPDFLNTVQQQAG, from the coding sequence ATGACGGTCAAGACGATTCGGAAGCGCGCGCTCGCGGTGGCCGCCGCCGCCACCCTCGCTCTGGGCGTGGCGGCCTGCGGCTCCGGTGGCGGCGGTGGCAGCACCACCAGCGACGGCAAGACCACGATGGTCTGGAACATGTGGAGCGGCTCCACCGCCGAGGTGGACGCGTGGAACCACCTCTCCCAGATGGTCACGGCAAAGCACCCCGACCTCGCCCTCGACTTCCAGACCAGCAGCTTCAACGACTACTGGACGAAGCTCGCCGCGCAGGCGAGCGGCGGTGACGCCGGCTGCATCCTCGGTGTGCAGTCGTACCGGGCGCCGAGCATCAGCCAGCTGCTCGTGCCACTCGACGACATGCTGGCCGGGGCCGGGATCGACGGCGCCGACTTCGATCCGTCCATCTGGAAGGCGCTGCAGGTCGACGGCCAGCAGCTCGCCGTGCCGTACGACTTCGGGCCGCTGCTCATGTTCTACAACGCCGATCGCTTCCGCGAGGCCGGCGTGCCGATTCCGACCACCAGCTGGACTGTGCAGGACTTCCTCGCCGCGGCCCAGACCCTGACCAGCGGCGGGAAGCACGGCTTCGCCGTCTACCCCACGATCGACAGCGTGACCCCGTGGTCGCTCTCGCTGCAGGGCACGGGGCCGCTCAACGCTCAAGGCGAGCTGGACCTGACGCAGGAGGGCTTCGTCAAGGCTGTCCAGTGGTACGCCGACCTCGTCACCCAGCTCAAGGTCGCACCCCCGGTCGTGGCCACCAACGACGCCACGCCCGCCCTGAACTCGTTCATCGCGGGCGACGCCGCGATGGTCGTCGACGGGCCGTGGCAGCTCGTCAACGTCATGGACCAGGCGCAGTTCGAGGTCGGCGTGGCGCCGATCCCGGCAGGCGACTCCGGCTCGCACAGCCAGGTGGCCGGGTCCGGGTTCGGGATCTCGCAGACCTGTCCGGACCCGGACAAGGCGCTGCAGGCCATCGCCGTGCTCACCGGCCCCGAGGCGCTGCAGTACCTCGCCGAGCAGGGCCGGGCCTTCCCGTCGCGCACCGCTCAGCAGGAGTCGTGGTTCAGCCCGGAGCTCGCCGGCGCCAAGGACGGCCTGCAGGCCGCGATCGCGAATGGCGTGCCGGCGCCCGCCACCGAGAACTACACCCAGGTCAACCAGCTGTTCATGCAGTACGGCGTGGAGGCGGTGAACGGCCAGCAGAGCGTGCCGGACTTCCTGAACACGGTGCAGCAGCAGGCGGGGTGA
- a CDS encoding alpha-L-fucosidase, with amino-acid sequence MTVDWSRLQRPLPDWYADAKFGIFIHWGAYSVPAWAEPTGELGAVDERTWFRHNAYAEWYWNTIRFDDSPARKHHQETYGDAPYDDFLDAWHTEEFDPREWCDLFARAGARYVVPTTKHHDGIALWDAPGTATRNTVHRGPRRDLIGDLAGAVRAAGMRFGVYYSGGLDWSVTPDLPVIDTSANVRALRPNDAAYATYAYVHVRDLVEKYRPDVLWNDIEWPDAGKHDGALGLAELFRHFYATVPDGVVNDRWGDTHWDFRTSEYQHHLDAEGAPAWENCRGIGLSFGYNQVEDSRHLMSGPRLVRHLVDVVSRGGNLLLNVGPTASGLIPDGQRSTLEELADWMATHAGVVHGSRPLDPGIAEASDEPWVRWTRSGDRAWAVVDAAAGRVLLPARADRLRLASAALADGTPVPAQADPAGIAVELPPRAAPPAVGFDIR; translated from the coding sequence GTGACCGTCGACTGGAGCCGGCTCCAACGCCCCCTCCCGGACTGGTACGCCGACGCCAAGTTCGGGATTTTCATCCACTGGGGCGCGTACTCGGTGCCGGCGTGGGCGGAGCCGACCGGCGAGCTGGGCGCCGTCGACGAGCGGACGTGGTTCCGTCACAACGCGTACGCCGAGTGGTACTGGAACACCATCCGGTTCGACGACAGCCCGGCCCGCAAGCACCACCAGGAAACCTACGGCGACGCCCCCTACGACGACTTCCTGGACGCATGGCATACCGAGGAGTTCGACCCGCGGGAGTGGTGCGATCTCTTCGCGCGGGCCGGGGCGCGCTACGTCGTGCCGACCACCAAGCACCACGACGGCATCGCGCTCTGGGACGCACCCGGCACGGCCACGCGCAACACGGTGCACCGCGGCCCGCGCCGCGACCTGATCGGTGATCTGGCGGGTGCCGTACGGGCGGCCGGGATGCGGTTCGGCGTGTACTACTCCGGAGGGCTCGACTGGAGCGTCACGCCGGACCTCCCGGTGATCGACACGTCCGCTAACGTCCGCGCGCTGCGCCCGAACGACGCGGCCTACGCCACTTACGCGTACGTCCACGTGCGCGACCTCGTCGAGAAGTACCGGCCCGACGTGCTCTGGAACGACATCGAATGGCCCGACGCCGGCAAGCACGACGGGGCACTCGGCCTCGCCGAGCTGTTCCGGCACTTCTACGCGACCGTGCCCGACGGCGTCGTGAACGACCGCTGGGGCGACACCCACTGGGACTTCCGCACCAGCGAGTACCAGCACCACCTCGACGCCGAGGGCGCGCCCGCGTGGGAGAACTGCCGCGGGATCGGGCTCTCGTTCGGCTACAACCAGGTGGAGGACTCCCGGCACCTGATGAGCGGGCCGCGGCTCGTGCGCCACCTCGTCGACGTCGTCTCCCGGGGTGGGAACCTGCTGCTCAACGTCGGTCCGACGGCGAGCGGTCTGATCCCGGACGGGCAGCGCAGCACCCTCGAGGAGCTGGCCGACTGGATGGCGACCCACGCCGGCGTCGTCCACGGCTCCCGCCCGCTCGATCCCGGCATCGCCGAGGCGTCCGACGAGCCGTGGGTGCGGTGGACCCGCAGCGGCGACCGGGCGTGGGCCGTGGTCGACGCCGCCGCCGGCAGGGTGCTCCTGCCGGCCCGCGCCGACCGCCTGCGCCTCGCCTCCGCCGCTCTCGCCGACGGCACCCCCGTCCCGGCACAGGCCGATCCGGCCGGGATCGCCGTGGAGCTGCCTCCCCGCGCCGCGCCGCCCGCGGTCGGGTTCGACATCCGCTGA
- a CDS encoding phytanoyl-CoA dioxygenase family protein produces the protein MHRKHLLTSVQMARFVAYGSHRIDGVVPHDMNAEAIDVLRAGIPAVPYGTPLSETFAEGSFAQRLVRLPEVAGAIHSFVGPDPAVDHHAVHIRKAHEGTAQNLHGDAIIDVRPDAFDVQLMYYPQEVTLEMGGTLSVPGSHLRRTNESDTGRYQNLLGQTRLVCPAGTVVFLHHGIWHGGRRNDSDVDRYMFKIRFNPTVRQLRLWNTDDLYDPAVASELSTRFPWYEHATGRLEIYNRVLLWRALIGDDSYDPDYWVTRVTNRPTRVVAGRSLNPHAPAPVQEMA, from the coding sequence GTGCACCGCAAACACCTGCTGACGTCCGTGCAGATGGCCCGGTTCGTCGCGTACGGCTCGCACCGCATCGACGGCGTCGTGCCGCATGACATGAACGCCGAGGCGATTGACGTCCTCCGCGCAGGCATCCCGGCGGTGCCGTATGGCACCCCGCTCTCGGAGACGTTCGCCGAGGGCTCGTTCGCACAGCGGCTCGTGCGGCTGCCCGAGGTCGCCGGGGCGATCCACAGCTTCGTGGGCCCTGACCCGGCCGTCGACCACCACGCCGTGCACATCCGGAAGGCCCACGAGGGCACGGCCCAGAACCTGCACGGCGACGCGATCATCGACGTCCGGCCGGACGCGTTCGACGTGCAGCTCATGTACTACCCGCAGGAGGTCACCCTGGAGATGGGCGGCACCCTGTCGGTGCCGGGCAGCCACCTGCGGCGCACAAACGAGTCCGACACCGGCCGCTACCAGAACCTCCTCGGCCAGACCCGCCTCGTCTGCCCCGCGGGAACGGTGGTGTTCCTGCACCACGGGATCTGGCACGGCGGGCGGCGCAACGACAGCGACGTCGACCGCTACATGTTCAAGATCCGCTTCAACCCGACGGTCCGGCAGCTGCGGCTGTGGAACACCGACGACCTGTACGACCCGGCCGTCGCCTCGGAGCTCTCCACGCGCTTTCCCTGGTACGAGCACGCAACTGGGCGGCTGGAGATCTACAACCGGGTGCTGCTGTGGCGCGCACTCATCGGCGACGACAGCTACGACCCCGACTACTGGGTGACCCGCGTGACGAACCGGCCGACGCGAGTGGTCGCGGGACGCAGCCTCAACCCCCACGCCCCCGCCCCGGTCCAGGAGATGGCATGA
- a CDS encoding carbohydrate ABC transporter permease yields the protein MTLTVPAPPATGPVAAPGGGVHRGDGRAALGFLAPSTSGFLLFTLIPLVGSLAISFFAWPVLGRRRFVGVDNFVELLSDPIFQRIMLNTLVFVVIYVPLNIVVSLGLALWISPRIRGRGIYRLLFFIPTVTPMIANALVWRLLYQPGGAIDQAFQTVLGMPAPNFLGDNRWAMAAVILMSVWQGFGYNMLVFSAGLDAIPQSLHEAASIDGAGPLRRFWSVTLPMLSPSMFFAMIMTLITSFQVFVQPYALTSGGPGVATETMVLHLYRQGFVQFDLGTASTIGWFLFMIIMLVTALQFLGQKRWVHYDD from the coding sequence GTGACGCTGACCGTTCCCGCGCCACCGGCCACCGGACCCGTCGCCGCACCGGGTGGCGGGGTCCACCGCGGCGACGGACGCGCGGCACTGGGATTCCTCGCACCGAGCACGAGCGGGTTCCTGCTGTTCACGCTCATCCCGCTCGTCGGGTCGCTCGCCATCAGCTTCTTCGCGTGGCCGGTGCTCGGGCGGCGGCGGTTCGTCGGGGTGGACAACTTCGTCGAGCTGCTGAGCGACCCGATCTTCCAGCGCATCATGCTCAACACGCTGGTGTTCGTGGTGATCTACGTGCCGCTCAACATCGTCGTGTCGCTCGGGCTGGCGCTGTGGATCTCGCCCCGCATCCGCGGGCGCGGGATCTACCGCCTGCTGTTCTTCATCCCGACGGTCACGCCCATGATCGCGAACGCGCTGGTGTGGCGGCTGCTGTACCAGCCGGGCGGCGCGATCGACCAGGCGTTCCAGACCGTGCTCGGCATGCCGGCGCCCAACTTCCTCGGTGACAACCGCTGGGCGATGGCCGCGGTGATCCTCATGTCGGTCTGGCAGGGGTTCGGCTACAACATGCTGGTCTTCTCCGCCGGACTCGACGCCATCCCGCAGAGCCTGCACGAGGCGGCCTCGATCGACGGGGCCGGGCCGCTGCGCCGGTTCTGGAGCGTCACGCTGCCGATGCTCTCGCCGTCGATGTTCTTCGCGATGATCATGACGTTGATCACCTCGTTCCAGGTGTTCGTCCAGCCATACGCCCTCACTTCGGGTGGGCCGGGCGTCGCCACCGAGACGATGGTGCTCCACCTCTACCGCCAGGGCTTCGTGCAGTTCGACCTCGGCACGGCGTCGACGATCGGCTGGTTCCTCTTCATGATCATCATGCTGGTCACCGCGCTGCAGTTCCTCGGCCAGAAGCGGTGGGTGCACTATGACGACTGA